A part of Clarias gariepinus isolate MV-2021 ecotype Netherlands chromosome 14, CGAR_prim_01v2, whole genome shotgun sequence genomic DNA contains:
- the raraa gene encoding retinoic acid receptor alpha-A isoform X2 translates to MYEGMDVVGLHPAPNPFLMMEYYGQRFPNTPWSASKHSVETQSTSSEEIVPSPPSPPPPPRVYKPCFVCQDKSSGYHYGVSACEGCKGFFRRSIQKNMVYTCHREKSCIINKVTRNRCQYCRLQKCLEVGMSKESVRNDRNKKKKEEKKVECVESGVLTADTEMMIERVRKAHQDTFPSLCQLGKYTTSNSAEHRVSLDVDLWDKFSELSTKCIIKTVEFAKQLPGFTTLSIADQITLLKAACLDILILRICTRYTPEQDTMTFSDGLTLNRTQMHNAGFGPLTDLVFAFANQLLPLEMDDAETGLLSAICLLCGDRQDLEEAEKVDVLQEPLLEALKLYVRKRRPHKPHMFPKMLMKITDLRSISAKGAERVITLKMEIPGSMPPLIQEMLENSEGLESSGGGASSRSNPAPSGSCSPSPSSCSTHSSPSTQSP, encoded by the exons ATGTACGAGGGCATGGACGTGGTGGGTTTGCACCCTGCACCGAACCCCTTCCTCATGATGGAGTATTACGGCCAGAGGTTCCCCAACACACCCTGGAGCGCCTCCAAGCACT CCGTGGAGACGCAGAGCACGAGTTCGGAGGAAATCGTCCCCAGTCCTCCGTCTCCTCCTCCGCCCCCGAGGGTCTACAAGCCCTGCTTCGTCTGTCAGGACAAATCCTCCGGCTACCACTATGGCGTCAGTGCTTGTGAGGGCTGCAAG GGGTTTTTCCGCAGGAGCATCCAGAAGAACATGGTGTACACGTGCCACCGGGAAAAGAGCTGCATCATCAATAAGGTGACGCGGAACCGCTGCCAGTACTGCCGCCTGCAGAAGTGTCTAGAAGTGGGCATGTCCAAGGAAT CGGTGCGGAACGAcaggaacaaaaagaaaaaggaagagaagAAGGTGGAGTGTGTGGAGAGCGGAGTATTGACTGCAGACACAGAGATGATGATCGAGCGTGTGAGGAAAGCACACCAGGACACGTTCCCATCGCTCTGTCAGCTCGGGAAATACACCACG aGTAATAGTGCAGAGCACCGAGTCTCGCTTGACGTGGATCTGTGGGATAAATTCAGCGAGCTCTCCACCAAGTGCATCATCAAGACGGTGGAGTTCGCCAAGCAGCTTCCCGGTTTCACCACGCTGTCCATCGCTGATCAGATCACGCTGCTTAAAGCCGCCTGCCTCGACATCCTG ATCCTGCGCATCTGCACACGTTACACACCTGAGCAGGACACCATGACGTTTTCAGACGGTTTGACGCTAAACCGCACGCAGATGCACAACGCCGGCTTCGGCCCGCTCACGGACCTGGTGTTCGCCTTCGCTAACCAGCTGTTGCCGCTCGAGATGGACGACGCAGAGACGGGCCTGCTCAGCGCCATCTGCCTGCTGTGTGGTG ATCGTCAGGACTTGGAGGAGGCCGAAAAGGTGGACGTGCTGCAGGAGCCGCTGTTGGAGGCGCTAAAGCTCTACGTGAGGAAGAGGAGGCCACACAAACCCCACATGTTCCCCAAGATGCTGATGAAGATCACAGACCTGCGGAGCATCAGCGCCAAGG gggcGGAGCGAGTGATTACACTAAAGATGGAGATCCCTGGCTCGATGCCTCCTCTCATCCAGGAGATGCTGGAGAACTCGGAAGGGTTGGAGAGCTCAGGGGGTGGAGCCAGCTCACGATCAAACCCCGCCCCCTCAGGCAGCTGCAGTCCCTCGCCCTCGTCCTGTTCCACCCACAGCAGCCCATCCACGCAGTCCCCctga
- the raraa gene encoding retinoic acid receptor alpha-A isoform X1, with product MSGKGFPVAHFSYFLPHVIGGLSPPSMPTMPVSGYSTPSPATVETQSTSSEEIVPSPPSPPPPPRVYKPCFVCQDKSSGYHYGVSACEGCKGFFRRSIQKNMVYTCHREKSCIINKVTRNRCQYCRLQKCLEVGMSKESVRNDRNKKKKEEKKVECVESGVLTADTEMMIERVRKAHQDTFPSLCQLGKYTTSNSAEHRVSLDVDLWDKFSELSTKCIIKTVEFAKQLPGFTTLSIADQITLLKAACLDILILRICTRYTPEQDTMTFSDGLTLNRTQMHNAGFGPLTDLVFAFANQLLPLEMDDAETGLLSAICLLCGDRQDLEEAEKVDVLQEPLLEALKLYVRKRRPHKPHMFPKMLMKITDLRSISAKGAERVITLKMEIPGSMPPLIQEMLENSEGLESSGGGASSRSNPAPSGSCSPSPSSCSTHSSPSTQSP from the exons ATGTCTGGGAAGGGCTTCCCTGTGGCTCACTTCTCCTACTTCCTCCCACATGTGATTGGTGGGCTCTCGCCACCCTCAATGCCTACCATGCCTGTGAGTGGATACAGCACGCCCTCACCAGCCA CCGTGGAGACGCAGAGCACGAGTTCGGAGGAAATCGTCCCCAGTCCTCCGTCTCCTCCTCCGCCCCCGAGGGTCTACAAGCCCTGCTTCGTCTGTCAGGACAAATCCTCCGGCTACCACTATGGCGTCAGTGCTTGTGAGGGCTGCAAG GGGTTTTTCCGCAGGAGCATCCAGAAGAACATGGTGTACACGTGCCACCGGGAAAAGAGCTGCATCATCAATAAGGTGACGCGGAACCGCTGCCAGTACTGCCGCCTGCAGAAGTGTCTAGAAGTGGGCATGTCCAAGGAAT CGGTGCGGAACGAcaggaacaaaaagaaaaaggaagagaagAAGGTGGAGTGTGTGGAGAGCGGAGTATTGACTGCAGACACAGAGATGATGATCGAGCGTGTGAGGAAAGCACACCAGGACACGTTCCCATCGCTCTGTCAGCTCGGGAAATACACCACG aGTAATAGTGCAGAGCACCGAGTCTCGCTTGACGTGGATCTGTGGGATAAATTCAGCGAGCTCTCCACCAAGTGCATCATCAAGACGGTGGAGTTCGCCAAGCAGCTTCCCGGTTTCACCACGCTGTCCATCGCTGATCAGATCACGCTGCTTAAAGCCGCCTGCCTCGACATCCTG ATCCTGCGCATCTGCACACGTTACACACCTGAGCAGGACACCATGACGTTTTCAGACGGTTTGACGCTAAACCGCACGCAGATGCACAACGCCGGCTTCGGCCCGCTCACGGACCTGGTGTTCGCCTTCGCTAACCAGCTGTTGCCGCTCGAGATGGACGACGCAGAGACGGGCCTGCTCAGCGCCATCTGCCTGCTGTGTGGTG ATCGTCAGGACTTGGAGGAGGCCGAAAAGGTGGACGTGCTGCAGGAGCCGCTGTTGGAGGCGCTAAAGCTCTACGTGAGGAAGAGGAGGCCACACAAACCCCACATGTTCCCCAAGATGCTGATGAAGATCACAGACCTGCGGAGCATCAGCGCCAAGG gggcGGAGCGAGTGATTACACTAAAGATGGAGATCCCTGGCTCGATGCCTCCTCTCATCCAGGAGATGCTGGAGAACTCGGAAGGGTTGGAGAGCTCAGGGGGTGGAGCCAGCTCACGATCAAACCCCGCCCCCTCAGGCAGCTGCAGTCCCTCGCCCTCGTCCTGTTCCACCCACAGCAGCCCATCCACGCAGTCCCCctga